AATTTTTGGACCAAAAACCGAAGCGGGTGTAAAGAAATATCAAAAAGAAAACAACTTGAAAGTGGATGGTGTGGTTGGCCCCCGGACGTGGGATAGCTTCTCACAATATATTAAGAAGTATGGCAATGAAACCTATGGAGCAGGCGGAAACATGGGACTAAGAATTAAATGGAAGTACGACAATTCTTCCTATACATCCGGCTCTAAAGCCTATATTTACGGTAATGGGGATACATTAAGCGACCAATATCGCTTGTATGCGAATTAAGATACAGGAAGGACCAATGAATTTTCCCTTCATATGAAAAACGTGCCATATATAGGCACGTTTTTATTTTTGGCTTTCACGAGTTGATTTATATGTTCTACCTTTGCGGAAACTTTAGCTCAAGCGGGGTATTCAATTGCCTCTACTATATACCTATCGATATTTCCACAATTCCAATCCCATTGCTTTATGAAAAGGTATAGATGTCTCGCTTGTAAATGACAGCATAACGGATGATTGGGACACATTTGGCACAGGGACGTGCTTTACAAAGCTAGTCTGATGGCTGAACGTTTCGCTTGGATTGATTGTGGAGTGGTCTTTAAGACGGGCCCTTGGTTTTATTAATGGAGGTAAATACCTCTTAATTCAGAGGGGGAACGAGTTTGGCCGACCATTTGGGATATAGCGGATGCTGTTTTTGCGGAAGCTAGCTGTTCAGCGGAAGCAGTCGCAAGACGTTCAAGGCGCTTTGCGGTTATGCATAAAGGGAAAATTGTTTCAGGATCTTTCAATCGAATTTTGGCAAAAAATTAAAATAAAAACGCAAAAGCTGCCGGATATGGTGGCTTTTATTTTTTAATAATAGTTTGAATGAAACGGCTTGACAATATACCCCTATAGGTATAATATGAACTCACAAGTTAAGAATGCATGATGCTCGAACTTACGAGTAAAATACGCAAATTCACGAGTAAAGCACGCAGGCTCATTAGGGTGAGAATATTGATTAATAGGTTTTGCATATTCAGTATGTCTAATTGAACTTAGGCCTTTGCTTCATAATCGGAAAAGGAAATAAGATAATCAGTTGAGGTTTGTAATTGCATTTGTAAATAGATGGGTGGGCAGAGTATGGAGTATGATAAAAGTGTCATTAATCGCTTAAAGCGGATTGAAGGACAAATCAAGGGTGTACTTGGAATGATGGAGCAAGGAAAGGATTGCAGGGAAATCGTCACTCAGTTGTCGGCTGCACGTAATGCTATCGATAGGACAATGGGTGTTATTGTAAGTGAAAATCTCGAACAATGCGTTCGGGAAAACGTTGTGAAAGGCGAAGGCACAGATCATCTAGTCAAGGAAGCGGTTAATTTACTGATAAAAAGCAGGTAATGGAATTTGACCTGACCTTTAGAAAAAGGAGTGTTATTCATGACTTATATTTTACAAGTGGATTTTAAAATGGAGGGACCATTTGGCCACGAAATGGTAAAAGAATTTACTGATTTAGCAAAAAGCATTAATGATGAAGAAGGATTGATCTGGAAGATTTGGACCGAAGACAATGAGGCAAAGCAAGCTGGTGGCATTTATCTGTTTGAATCGAAGTCATCCGCAAGTAAGTACTTGACTATGCATACAGCTCGGTTAAAAGGGTTTGGTATCGAGAAGGTTAATGGAAAAATATTCGAAGTAAATGAAGGTTTGACTTCCATCAATCATGGACCAATTAAATAAAGAAAAACCTATTCCATTCATTTTTTTTAGTGAAGTAGGTTGACGAACTATATTTTTTAGCATAATATATACCCCGTAGGGTATAAAGGAATGGAAATATCGATCAGGGGGAAAACATAATGACTGAAAAGAAAAGAACGACGATTGTTTTATTTAGTGGTGATTATGATAAGGCAATGGCTGCTTATATCATTGCAAATGGGGCGGCGGCTTACGATCATGAAGTGACCATCTTCCATACATTCTGGGGATTGAATGCCTTAAGGAAGGATGAGCCGGTTTCATTAAAAAAAGGATTCCTGGAGAAAATGTTTGCAAAAATGATGCCCCGTGGTTCAGATAAAATGGGACTGTCAAACATGAACTTTGCTGGAATGGGTCCGAAAATGATCAAGCACGTGATGAAAAAGCATAACGCCATGTCACTCCCGAATTTAATTGAGTTGGCCCAAGAACAAGATGTGAAACTGATTGCCTGTACGATGACGATGGATTTATTGGGTTTGCAGAAAGAGGAATTAATGGATGGAATAGAATATGCAGGTGTAGCGGCATATTTAGCCGAAGCAGAAGATGGTAATGTAAACTTATTTATTTAAGCAATAAAAGTGAAATAGGGTAAATTTTATGATATGGAGGGGAGGATACTAAAATGGGAACAGCATTTAATGTCATAATAATTGGAGCTATCGCTTGGTTTTTATATCAGAAATTTGTCCCTGCAAAGGGAATAAAGAATATAAATACGACAGAGTTAAAAGCTGTGTTAAGTCAAAAAGGAAGCAAGCAATTCATTGATGTCCGTACTCCAAATGAGTATAGGGGCAATCACATAAAGGAGTTTAAGAATATTCCATTATTCGAACTTAATAAAAGAGCACAAGAACTTTCAAAAGATAAAGAAGTAGTTGTCATCTGCCAAAGTGGAATGAGGAGCACTAAAGCAAGTAAGACATTACAAAAACTAGGATTTAAAGAAGTTACCAACGTAAAAGGCGGTATGAGCGCTTGGAAATAATATGAGGAGGAATTACTATCATGAAAGAAATCTTACCAAATGAAGTGGCTGCATTATTAAAAGAAAACTCGAAAATTAATATTATTGATGTGAGAGAAGTAGATGAAGTAAAGACAGGGAAAATACCAAATGCGATGCATATTCCATTGGGGCTAGTGGAATTTCGAATGCAAGATTTGGAAAAAACACAAGAATATATCATGGTCTGCCGTTCAGGAGGCAGAAGTGCAAGGGCAGCAAAGTTACTTGAAGATCATGGATATAAAGTGATGAACATGATGGGCGGTATGAATGAATGGGAAGGTCCAATAGAATAATTTTTAATTTATTAGATACCCCCACCCCTATCAAAATCGAGGAGGAAAAAAAATGATTAAAACAAATTCCGTATTAGATGCAAAAGGGTTAGCATGTCCAATGCCGATTGTAAGAACGAAAAAAGCCATGAATGGCCTAGAAGCAGGGGAAGTACTGGAAGTTCAAGCGACTGATAAAGGGTCAACTGCCGATATGAAAGCCTGGGCGGAAAGTACAGGTCATCAATATTTAGGTACAGTTGAAGAAGGAACCACACTAAAACATTATCTTCGGAAAGCAAGCGGAGAAGAAACAGAAGCGAAGAAGCATGAAAAAATCATTTCAAATGAAGAACTTCTTCAAATGATGGAAGAAAATCGAAATATGATTCTTCTGGATGTACGAGAATCAGCAGAGTATGCTTTTCATCACATTCCGGCAGCGAAATCCCTTCCAATGGGTGAATTGGAACACCGTATGGGTGAACTTGATAAAGAGTCAGAGATTTTCGTGATTTGCCGTTCTGGCAGCCGAAGTGATCTTGCTGCACAAAAGCTGACGGCGGCTGGATTTGAACAGGTATTCAATGTTGTACCAGGCATGAGCCAATGGAACGGACCTACACAAAAATCCGTTGATGAATAAAGGTGACCCTAGAATGGAGGAAAATATCATGACTAACAAAGTAGCAATAATCGCAAGTAATGGTGGAGTATTTGACGCGTATAAAGTGTTTAACATCGCAACGGCAGCTGCTGCAACAGATCAAGAAGTGGCCATTTTCTTTACTTTTGAAGGCTTGAATTTAATTCATAAAGAAGCGAATGGACAACTACCATTGCCTGAAGGTAAGGAGCATTTTGCCGAAGGCTTTAAAAAGGCTAATGTTCCTTCAATTCCGGAATTAGTTACAATGGCACAGGAAATGGATGTCAGGTTTATTGGGTGTCAAATGACCATGGACGTTTTAGGCATGGAAAAGGAAGCTTTCGTTGACGGTATCGAAGTAGGTGGGGCGGTCACATTTTTAGAGTTCGCTAAAGATGCTGATGTTACATTAACCTTTTAATGAAGGTAAAAATTTTTGAGAACTTTAATACTATGGGGGGTATACAGAATGGCGTTTAAGCAAATGACAGCCGCTGAGGTTTCAAAGAAAGTAATTAATAAAGCGGACTTATTTATTTTGGATGTTCGAAATGAAAGTGACTTTAATGATTGGAAAATTGAAGGGCAGAACTTTAAATTCCTTAATATCCCTTACTTTGATCTACTGGATGGCGTGGAAGAAATCCTCGATCAAATCCCGGCCAATAAAGAAATCCTGGTAGTATGTGCAAAGGAAGGCTCATCTGTCATGGTAGCTGAAATGCTATCTGAAGCTGGATTGGATGTTTCTTATTTGAAGGGCGGAATGAAAGCATGGAGTGAACACTTAGAACCAGTGAAAATTGGGGATTTGAATAATGGCGGAGAAATCTATCAATTTGTACGTCTTGGTAAAGGTTGTTTATCTTACATGGTCGTTTCTAATGGTGAAGCAGCAGTTATTGATTCCACAAGAATGACAGATATCTACCTTGATTTTGCCGATAGTATTGGGGCGAAGATCACTCACGTATTGGATACACACTTACATGCAGATCATATTTCAGGTGGAAGACAAATAGCAGAAAGTTCAAATGCAACTTACTGGCTGCCACCAAAAGATGCAACAGAAGTGACCTTTGAATATCAGCCATTAGAAGGCGGAAATGTGGTTACGATTGGTCATACAGCTATCGATATTCATGCTCTATACTCACCGGGCCACACGATTGGTTCCACCTCATTTGTAGTCGATGAAAAATACTTGCTTTCAGGAGATATTCTATTCATCGATTCCATTGGTAGACCAGACTTAGCAGGATTGGCTGAGGATTGGGTAGGAGACTTGAGAGAAACACTTTATACTCGCTATAGAGAATTGTCAAACGAGTTAATTGTGCTGCCATCTCACTTTATGATCATTGAAGAATTAAATGAAGACGGAAGTGTTGCGAAGGAATTAGGAACGTTATTTGCAGAAAATCATGGTTTGAACATTGCTGACGAAACAGAATTCAGAGAGTTGGTTACAGGAAACTTACCTCCTCAGCCAAACGCGTATCAAGAAATCCGCAAAACGAATATGGGGAAAATCACCCCTGATGAGGAACAACAGCGCGAAATGGAAATTGGACCAAACCGCTGTGCGGTTCGTTGAACATAAAAAAAGATTATATACTAAGAAAACAGGAGAGATGTATGATGAATTCAGATAAAATGTTAGATGCAAAGGGACTTGCTTGTCCAATGCCGATTGTTAGAACAAAGAAGGCTATGAATGATTTACAATCCGGTCAAGTATTAGAAATACATGTGACAGATAAAGGCGCCAAAGCAGATTTAGCTGCATGGTCAAAATCTGGTGGTCATGAGCTAGTGAAAACTGCAGAAGAAAATGAAGTTCTAAAATTTTGGATTAAAAAAGGCTGATAATGATAAGGGAACCTTATAGGTTCCCTTCTTTTCGAGGAGGCAATAAAAATGGAAATTACGTTTATCATTACTATCTTTTTGATAGGATTTATTGGTTCATATATTTCAGGAATGCTAGGTATAGGCGGATCCATCATTAAATACCCAATGCTTTTGTATATACCACCACTTTTCGGTTTAGCGGCTTTTAGTGCTCATGAAGTCTCAGGAATAAGTGCCGTCCAAGTATTATTTGCATCCATAGGCGGTGTCTGGGCTTATCGTAAAGGTGGCTATCTAAATAAGACGCTCATCATCTATATGGGTGTCAGTGTACTCATAGGTAGTGTAATTGGGAGTTTTGGATCGCAATCCATGTCTGAAGACGGGATAAATATTGTGTATGGCCTACTTGCTCTTATAGCAGCTGTCATGATGTTTATACCTAAAAAAGGAATAGATGATGTTCCAATGGATCAAGTAACCTTCAACAAATGGCTCGCAGCAACTCTAGCCTTGATTGTCGGTTTGGGTTCAGGGATTGTAGGTGCTGCCGGTGGATTCTTATTAGTTCCAATTATGTTGGTTGTCTTAAAAGTCCCAACTAGGGTAACGATCGCCTCTTCCTTAGCGATTACATTCATTTCATCGATTGGCGCAACGGTAGGGAAAGTTTCAACAGGGCAAGTTGACTTCTACCCTGCCTTAATCATGGTTATAGCAAGCTTAATAGCGTCTCCTCTAGGAGCGATGGCTGGTAAAAAAATGAATACTAAAATACTTCAAGTCATCTTAGCTCTATTAATTCTAGCAACGGCTGTGAAAATTTGGATGGGTATTTTATCTTAAGATTTTTGGGGATATTGGACCCTTCCGACCTTGACAGGGAAGGGGTCGTGGATTCCAATCCCTCACAGGTCATCAACTATCAAAGGCTCAAATCCTTGATATCACAAGGGTTTGGGTCTTTTTTGTTTATAAACAGTCCACCTATCATCTATGCCTGGTTAGACCTTTAGGAATCGGGGGGCGTTCTCTTCTTACAAACAATCCAAACAAAGATGGTTGTTTTCAATGCCTATTTACAGACCCGGAGGATAGCAGTATCTTAGTCTCCAACAGGGCATCTTTTGCCGCCCTGACCAGTTCTTTGGGAAGAACCTGACAGGTTGTTAATCAGTTTTCACGCCATATGGTTCGCTTGATGCGCTACAAACGGCTATTCTAACAAGCAGATTAGCCATCAAAACATTACAAGGAGAAGAACCTGGCAATCCCTTGCTTTCATGGAAGGGAGAAGATGATGAGATGGTTTCTCAAGGAAAAGGGTCAGTAATAGATAAGAATTAAGCAGCGAGCAGATTTTGCAAACGAAATATTTGATAAGGTTCACAACTGTCCAGTTTGTGGGAATGGGTGAGACAGATGAATTTTAACATTGATACGAAGAGAGTCATTAAAATAAGCGATAAAGTAAATGCCTTATTTCGTGAATACCGGCAAATCGGAAATAAGGATATGGAAGCTGGGGCGTGTTGTTAGGTAGGTTTATTCAGTCTTCATTAGATGTTGTGGTCGACCGGGGAATAGCCCCGATGAAAAGGGATATTCGAAAGCGATATTTTTTTAAAAAACACCGGGATGACCACCAAGAAATCGTCTAAAGAAACCGATCATATAGCTGTCCTTTTTTATATTATTTATTAGCGGTAGCCTCAATACCCGTAACTGCCCTCGTATCCACTCTATACAACTACTTCAACAACGATTAAGAGAAGACCCATAGTGTTAAAAGTGTTTGGAATTCTTTTCCGGTGGCTAGGTAATGGAAATTTGTTTCTAGAACTTTGCATATAATGATGGGGGAGAAGAGTTCTTTAGATCTTTTCGGTAGTTGAAATTGGAAAACCTTTCCGGTAACATATATTAAGAATCATATAATAGGAGGTTGTCCATTGGCTTTACAAATTAAAGAAGTTACGAAAAAATTCGGGGAATTCACAGCTGTCAACCAGCTTGATTTAACTATTCCCGAGAAAGAAATGTTCGGTTTTTTAGGTGGGAACGGAGCGGGGAAAACGACAACGTTCCGAATGATACTCGGCCTGCTTGACCCGACTGAAGGGGAAGTGACCTGGGATGGTAACAAAATCGATTATAAGACCAGTTCATTGATTGGCTATCTTCCTGAGGAACGCGGACTATATCCAAAACTGAAGGTCCGTGATCAAATTGTGTATTTGGCTAGATTAAGAGGAATGAACAAAAGGGATGCTATGAAAGAATTGGAGTATTGGCTAGACCGCTTTATGGTTCCCGAGTATATTGATAAGCGAGTTGAAGAGCTTTCAAAGGGAAATCAGCAAAAAATCCAGCTAATCGCATCCATGATTCATAAACCTGAATTACTTATCCTTGACGAACCCTTCAGTGGACTGGATCCCGTGAATGTGGAAATTCTGAAGAAAGCCGTCATCGACTTAAGGGACAGCGGTACGACAATCGTTTTTTCGAGCCATCGCATGGAGCATGTTGAGGAGATGTGTGAGCATCTTTGCATCATGCATAAAGGTTCCCCTGTTGTGGCTGGAAAATTAAAAGAAATCAAGCGTTCTTTTGGTAAAAAGAATGTGTCAATTAAAGCTGATTTTGATTTATCCTTTTTGGATAATTATTCAGGTGTAACAAAAGTAAAGAACACGATGGAAGGAAAAATTCTTCAAGTCACTGGAGAAGATGTGGCCGAGAACATGATTCGTGATCTTGTTCCAAGAGGCTTCGTGCGTAAATTCGAATTGGAAGAACCATCGCTAACGGATATTTTCATTGAAAAAGTGGGTGCCGTCTATGAATAACTTTTGGATTGTCCTTTCCCATACATATCTATCAAAATTAAAAACGAAATCCTTTATCATTTCTACAATCATTATGATGGCCCTGATTCTTGTCCTTACGAATATTTCGAATCTTATTGATAAATTCGACAGTGATGATCAGGAAAAGGTTGCCGTCATCGATAATACTGAAGGTAGCTTATTTGATTCTTACAAAAAAGCGGTAGCAGGTGTGAACGATGACTTATCGATAATATCCGCCAAGGATGAAAAGGAAGCGGAGGAAATGGTCAGCGCGGATGACATCGTTGGCTATTTGTTAATCGAAAAGGATGAAACCGTAGGCTTCAAGGGAACGTATAAAGCGAATCAAATTTCAGATTCTGCGGTAAGTAATGATTTGCTTTTAGCGCTTACCCAATTGAAGGGTCAAATAACTGCGAAGGAATTGAATTTGACAGAGCAGCAAATCGCTCAATTGAATACGCCGCCAGAATTTGATACTATTGCGCTTGCGAAAAATGCAAAAACGGAAGAGGATCTCAATCAAGCACGCGGTCTCGTGTATGTGCTCCTATTCGTCATTTACTTCGGTGTATTGATGTATGCAACGATGATTGCAATGGAAGTGGCTACTGAGAAAACATCACGGGTCATGGAAATCCTGATTTCAAGTGTCCCCCCAGTCACACAGATGTTTGCCAAAATAATGGGGGTAGCCCTGCTTAGTCTTACGCAAATGATTTTATTTTTTGGAGTGGGCTATTTCTCGATTAAACAAAACTTGACTGGTATGGATGAAGGATTCTTTTCATTTTTCGGTTTCGGAAGCACCGATATCTCAACAATCATTTATGCGATTGTTTTCGCTTTGCTTGGTTATTTTCTGTACGCGACTCTTGCGGCATGTCTTGGGTCCGTTGTCAGCAAAATTGAAGATGTCCAGCAAATGATTTCACCGATGACCATGTTGGTAGTCATTGCCTTCATGATTGCGATGTTTGGATTGGGGAATCCGTCAGCGAGTTATATTACGATTACATCATTCATTCCATTTTTCACG
This sequence is a window from Brevibacillus sp. JNUCC-41. Protein-coding genes within it:
- a CDS encoding rhodanese-like domain-containing protein, which translates into the protein MGTAFNVIIIGAIAWFLYQKFVPAKGIKNINTTELKAVLSQKGSKQFIDVRTPNEYRGNHIKEFKNIPLFELNKRAQELSKDKEVVVICQSGMRSTKASKTLQKLGFKEVTNVKGGMSAWK
- a CDS encoding monooxygenase; protein product: MTYILQVDFKMEGPFGHEMVKEFTDLAKSINDEEGLIWKIWTEDNEAKQAGGIYLFESKSSASKYLTMHTARLKGFGIEKVNGKIFEVNEGLTSINHGPIK
- a CDS encoding metal-sensitive transcriptional regulator, encoding MEYDKSVINRLKRIEGQIKGVLGMMEQGKDCREIVTQLSAARNAIDRTMGVIVSENLEQCVRENVVKGEGTDHLVKEAVNLLIKSR
- a CDS encoding DsrE/DsrF/DrsH-like family protein is translated as MTNKVAIIASNGGVFDAYKVFNIATAAAATDQEVAIFFTFEGLNLIHKEANGQLPLPEGKEHFAEGFKKANVPSIPELVTMAQEMDVRFIGCQMTMDVLGMEKEAFVDGIEVGGAVTFLEFAKDADVTLTF
- a CDS encoding MBL fold metallo-hydrolase, whose product is MAFKQMTAAEVSKKVINKADLFILDVRNESDFNDWKIEGQNFKFLNIPYFDLLDGVEEILDQIPANKEILVVCAKEGSSVMVAEMLSEAGLDVSYLKGGMKAWSEHLEPVKIGDLNNGGEIYQFVRLGKGCLSYMVVSNGEAAVIDSTRMTDIYLDFADSIGAKITHVLDTHLHADHISGGRQIAESSNATYWLPPKDATEVTFEYQPLEGGNVVTIGHTAIDIHALYSPGHTIGSTSFVVDEKYLLSGDILFIDSIGRPDLAGLAEDWVGDLRETLYTRYRELSNELIVLPSHFMIIEELNEDGSVAKELGTLFAENHGLNIADETEFRELVTGNLPPQPNAYQEIRKTNMGKITPDEEQQREMEIGPNRCAVR
- a CDS encoding ABC transporter permease; translated protein: MNNFWIVLSHTYLSKLKTKSFIISTIIMMALILVLTNISNLIDKFDSDDQEKVAVIDNTEGSLFDSYKKAVAGVNDDLSIISAKDEKEAEEMVSADDIVGYLLIEKDETVGFKGTYKANQISDSAVSNDLLLALTQLKGQITAKELNLTEQQIAQLNTPPEFDTIALAKNAKTEEDLNQARGLVYVLLFVIYFGVLMYATMIAMEVATEKTSRVMEILISSVPPVTQMFAKIMGVALLSLTQMILFFGVGYFSIKQNLTGMDEGFFSFFGFGSTDISTIIYAIVFALLGYFLYATLAACLGSVVSKIEDVQQMISPMTMLVVIAFMIAMFGLGNPSASYITITSFIPFFTPMIMFLRVGMLEVPFWEIAISIAVLILTIVLLGIIGAKIYRGGVLMYGSSKSLKSIKNALQLSKKN
- a CDS encoding sulfurtransferase TusA family protein, producing MIKTNSVLDAKGLACPMPIVRTKKAMNGLEAGEVLEVQATDKGSTADMKAWAESTGHQYLGTVEEGTTLKHYLRKASGEETEAKKHEKIISNEELLQMMEENRNMILLDVRESAEYAFHHIPAAKSLPMGELEHRMGELDKESEIFVICRSGSRSDLAAQKLTAAGFEQVFNVVPGMSQWNGPTQKSVDE
- a CDS encoding rhodanese-like domain-containing protein codes for the protein MKEILPNEVAALLKENSKINIIDVREVDEVKTGKIPNAMHIPLGLVEFRMQDLEKTQEYIMVCRSGGRSARAAKLLEDHGYKVMNMMGGMNEWEGPIE
- a CDS encoding sulfurtransferase TusA family protein; this encodes MNSDKMLDAKGLACPMPIVRTKKAMNDLQSGQVLEIHVTDKGAKADLAAWSKSGGHELVKTAEENEVLKFWIKKG
- a CDS encoding ABC transporter ATP-binding protein: MALQIKEVTKKFGEFTAVNQLDLTIPEKEMFGFLGGNGAGKTTTFRMILGLLDPTEGEVTWDGNKIDYKTSSLIGYLPEERGLYPKLKVRDQIVYLARLRGMNKRDAMKELEYWLDRFMVPEYIDKRVEELSKGNQQKIQLIASMIHKPELLILDEPFSGLDPVNVEILKKAVIDLRDSGTTIVFSSHRMEHVEEMCEHLCIMHKGSPVVAGKLKEIKRSFGKKNVSIKADFDLSFLDNYSGVTKVKNTMEGKILQVTGEDVAENMIRDLVPRGFVRKFELEEPSLTDIFIEKVGAVYE
- a CDS encoding peptidoglycan-binding domain-containing protein — its product is MNKLLTGLVVLAMALGISFSTASASAGGFHHPESWDKNSILRKDSHGVEIRNMQYILNVMGFYTDSAVVDVDGIFGPKTEAGVKKYQKENNLKVDGVVGPRTWDSFSQYIKKYGNETYGAGGNMGLRIKWKYDNSSYTSGSKAYIYGNGDTLSDQYRLYAN
- a CDS encoding sulfite exporter TauE/SafE family protein, with translation MEITFIITIFLIGFIGSYISGMLGIGGSIIKYPMLLYIPPLFGLAAFSAHEVSGISAVQVLFASIGGVWAYRKGGYLNKTLIIYMGVSVLIGSVIGSFGSQSMSEDGINIVYGLLALIAAVMMFIPKKGIDDVPMDQVTFNKWLAATLALIVGLGSGIVGAAGGFLLVPIMLVVLKVPTRVTIASSLAITFISSIGATVGKVSTGQVDFYPALIMVIASLIASPLGAMAGKKMNTKILQVILALLILATAVKIWMGILS
- a CDS encoding DsrE/DsrF/DrsH-like family protein yields the protein MTEKKRTTIVLFSGDYDKAMAAYIIANGAAAYDHEVTIFHTFWGLNALRKDEPVSLKKGFLEKMFAKMMPRGSDKMGLSNMNFAGMGPKMIKHVMKKHNAMSLPNLIELAQEQDVKLIACTMTMDLLGLQKEELMDGIEYAGVAAYLAEAEDGNVNLFI